Proteins from a genomic interval of Polaribacter sejongensis:
- a CDS encoding restriction endonuclease: MEIIYFIGSLIIIGIIWNFTTTFIETRKENKKKVKEYPKILKELSNEKLVSKKHKENYENEKLKTNRFSSEIAHKNITLQNLISRINIKNKEFDKTIKYSENSRNELNDCEIEKNETELKLKEQVRINLELKSDLRDFETKYIEENQKLIDALKKIDILNEQVLIKDKLETDLINSETKYIEKNQKLISIVRERDDLKNTLKEQHDLYLSIESKSENSVTKITSMYSDFLLLEYDLIARRLENKKRPAISESKRIKELKTQSKFHIEQYRQMLYKYEYLLNIFPELTNYVDDFDTLKQLDDVNSIKEFKEDFDNVQNYLSKEEYFDYDEDYRNQLALDRYLKGKKTNWQIGRDYEMSCGITYEERGWEVEYFGMEKRLNDLGRDLIARKGNDVEIIQCKLWKKTKTIHEKHILQLYGTTIIDTLMNPDLFKVVTPVFITNTSLSETAMKFAKILGVRIEKWEMKEFPRIKCNIGIDSEGIETKIYHLPFDQHYDRTKIKKGQGFLAKNIKEATESGFRRSYKYYGR; encoded by the coding sequence ATGGAAATAATATATTTTATTGGAAGTTTAATTATAATTGGAATAATTTGGAATTTCACTACTACTTTTATAGAAACAAGGAAAGAAAACAAGAAAAAAGTAAAAGAATACCCGAAAATTTTAAAAGAACTTTCTAACGAAAAATTAGTATCCAAAAAACATAAAGAGAATTACGAGAATGAAAAACTTAAAACAAATAGATTTTCATCTGAGATTGCCCACAAAAATATAACTCTTCAAAACTTAATATCAAGAATTAACATTAAAAATAAAGAATTTGATAAGACAATAAAATATTCAGAAAATTCTCGAAATGAACTTAATGATTGCGAAATCGAAAAAAATGAAACCGAATTAAAACTAAAAGAACAAGTTAGAATTAATCTCGAGCTAAAAAGCGACTTAAGAGATTTCGAAACAAAATATATTGAAGAAAATCAAAAGTTAATTGATGCTTTAAAAAAAATAGATATTTTAAATGAACAAGTTTTAATTAAAGATAAGTTAGAGACAGACTTAATCAATTCAGAGACAAAATATATTGAGAAAAATCAAAAATTAATAAGTATTGTAAGAGAAAGAGATGATTTGAAAAACACTCTAAAAGAACAACACGATTTATACTTATCAATTGAAAGTAAAAGTGAAAACTCGGTAACTAAAATAACATCTATGTATTCTGATTTTTTACTTTTAGAATATGATTTAATAGCGAGACGTTTAGAAAATAAAAAAAGACCAGCAATATCTGAAAGTAAAAGAATTAAAGAATTAAAAACTCAAAGTAAATTTCATATTGAGCAATACCGCCAAATGTTATACAAATATGAATATCTTTTAAATATTTTCCCAGAACTTACAAATTATGTAGACGATTTTGATACTTTAAAGCAACTTGACGATGTAAATTCAATAAAGGAATTTAAAGAGGATTTTGATAATGTACAGAATTATCTCTCTAAAGAAGAATATTTTGATTACGACGAAGATTATAGAAATCAATTAGCATTAGATAGATATTTAAAAGGAAAAAAAACGAATTGGCAAATTGGTAGAGATTATGAAATGTCTTGCGGAATAACATATGAAGAAAGAGGTTGGGAAGTTGAGTATTTTGGAATGGAAAAAAGGTTAAATGACCTTGGACGTGATTTAATTGCGAGAAAAGGAAATGATGTAGAAATTATACAATGCAAGCTTTGGAAAAAAACAAAGACAATACACGAAAAACATATTTTACAATTATATGGAACAACGATAATTGATACTTTAATGAATCCTGATTTATTTAAAGTTGTCACACCTGTTTTTATAACTAATACTTCTCTTTCAGAAACTGCAATGAAATTTGCTAAAATTTTGGGAGTAAGAATTGAAAAATGGGAAATGAAAGAATTTCCAAGAATTAAATGCAATATTGGAATTGACTCAGAAGGCATTGAAACTAAAATATATCATTTACCTTTTGACCAGCATTATGATAGAACAAAAATAAAGAAAGGACAAGGTTTTCTTGCAAAGAACATAAAGGAAGCAACTGAAAGTGGATTTAGGAGGTCTTATAAATATTATGGAAGATAA
- a CDS encoding helix-turn-helix transcriptional regulator has product MKNSIKVERAKKNITQAELAKLAKVSRQTINAMELGKYVPSTVLALRLAQIFEVEISEIFTLEDSDWV; this is encoded by the coding sequence ATGAAGAATAGTATTAAAGTCGAAAGAGCAAAAAAGAATATTACTCAAGCTGAATTAGCAAAATTGGCGAAAGTTAGTAGGCAAACAATTAATGCAATGGAATTAGGGAAATATGTTCCGTCGACAGTTTTAGCTTTAAGATTAGCTCAAATTTTCGAAGTTGAAATTAGCGAAATCTTTACTTTGGAAGATTCAGATTGGGTTTAG
- a CDS encoding contact-dependent growth inhibition system immunity protein, which produces MQSKSIEQLENDYWKEPSEFPTNLVKRCFEYRKIKVSELTIEQIRLLISQKIGIEFLIGIALEKLEQNIIVEGDLYEGDLLDSVSKVPAEFWNKNSTEFLNFKNTFESNKEKIISELGEKEYERISERIKASC; this is translated from the coding sequence ATGCAATCAAAATCAATCGAACAATTAGAAAATGACTATTGGAAAGAACCATCTGAATTTCCAACTAACTTGGTTAAAAGGTGTTTTGAATACAGAAAAATAAAAGTTTCAGAATTAACAATTGAGCAAATTCGACTTTTGATTTCACAAAAAATCGGAATTGAATTTTTAATTGGAATAGCATTAGAAAAACTTGAACAGAATATAATTGTCGAAGGAGATTTGTATGAGGGAGATTTATTAGATTCTGTTTCAAAAGTGCCAGCTGAATTTTGGAATAAAAACTCAACTGAATTTCTGAATTTCAAGAATACCTTTGAGTCTAATAAAGAGAAAATTATATCGGAACTCGGAGAAAAAGAATATGAACGAATTTCGGAAAGGATAAAAGCCAGTTGCTAA
- a CDS encoding DUF4062 domain-containing protein: MEFKHQVFVSSTYKDLIEERQHVIHALLELDCIPAGMELFPATDEDAWSLIKEVIDSCDYYVLIISGKYGSVGPKGISYTEMEYDYAVETGKPIICFLHSQTDELPASKIEKKEDINIKLESFKDKVKSRHCKFYNSPEDLGGKVSRSLIQLRKKHPGEGWVRGKFAMTDKIKSEFDQMRAKIAELELELVKKMEIQEIDTSDLEQGEDTIKSVQKFNTKPSWSEPDNYEEVKVEFSWNEIIKYVGPALQGEGSEVDFKYKLRLLIYHKIHDVNPELYETIKHKNIGLPLVVFDKVKVQLQALGLIESGIKRRSVSDNETYWNLTRKGEKSLLNLQAKRKKDSEKEDSIEN, from the coding sequence ATGGAATTTAAACATCAAGTCTTTGTATCTTCAACATACAAAGATTTAATTGAAGAAAGACAACACGTAATTCACGCTTTATTAGAATTAGATTGTATTCCTGCTGGTATGGAATTATTTCCTGCAACAGATGAAGATGCTTGGTCATTAATAAAAGAAGTAATTGATAGTTGTGACTATTATGTTTTAATTATTAGTGGAAAATATGGTTCAGTTGGACCAAAAGGAATAAGTTACACTGAAATGGAATACGATTATGCTGTAGAAACAGGAAAACCTATTATTTGTTTTCTTCATTCTCAAACTGACGAACTTCCTGCTTCTAAAATTGAAAAAAAAGAAGATATAAATATAAAATTAGAAAGCTTCAAGGATAAAGTTAAATCCAGACATTGTAAATTTTATAATAGTCCTGAAGATCTTGGAGGAAAAGTTTCGAGAAGTCTAATACAATTAAGGAAAAAACACCCTGGAGAAGGTTGGGTTCGTGGTAAGTTTGCAATGACCGACAAAATAAAATCAGAGTTTGACCAAATGAGAGCTAAAATTGCTGAATTGGAACTTGAATTAGTGAAAAAAATGGAAATTCAAGAAATAGACACATCTGATTTAGAGCAAGGAGAAGATACTATTAAATCAGTTCAGAAATTTAACACAAAACCTTCTTGGAGTGAACCAGATAATTATGAAGAAGTCAAAGTGGAATTTTCTTGGAATGAAATTATAAAATACGTTGGACCTGCATTACAAGGAGAAGGAAGTGAAGTTGATTTCAAATATAAATTAAGATTATTAATCTATCACAAAATTCACGATGTAAACCCAGAACTCTACGAAACTATAAAGCATAAAAATATTGGTCTTCCTTTAGTTGTTTTTGACAAAGTAAAAGTTCAACTACAAGCTTTGGGTTTAATTGAATCAGGAATTAAAAGAAGGTCTGTTTCTGACAATGAAACATATTGGAATTTAACAAGAAAAGGAGAGAAAAGTTTATTAAATCTACAAGCAAAAAGAAAAAAAGATAGTGAGAAAGAAGATAGTATAGAAAATTAA
- a CDS encoding DUF4145 domain-containing protein, with amino-acid sequence MKHIQPQLNKESFTCPSCGVLAKQEWVNRGMRFENNGNRNHNILGSSTCQHCRETSIWVQGKMHYPDTGNSPFPNPEMPENVKKIYLEASSISNKSPRGASALLRLGIQVLCKELGEEGKNINSDIGSLVKKGLPDIVQQSLDIVRVTGNDAVHPGQIDTDDHKTVGQLFDLINVIVEYMIALPKKVSGIYSTLPTGKIDGINKRDGK; translated from the coding sequence ATGAAACACATACAACCTCAATTGAATAAAGAATCGTTTACTTGTCCAAGTTGCGGAGTTTTAGCAAAGCAAGAGTGGGTAAATAGAGGAATGAGATTTGAAAATAACGGAAACCGTAACCACAACATACTTGGTTCTTCAACCTGCCAGCATTGTAGAGAAACATCAATTTGGGTTCAAGGAAAAATGCATTATCCAGACACAGGAAATTCACCATTTCCAAATCCTGAAATGCCTGAAAATGTTAAAAAAATATATTTAGAAGCTTCTTCAATAAGTAATAAGTCACCTCGAGGAGCTTCTGCATTATTAAGACTTGGAATTCAAGTTTTGTGCAAAGAACTCGGGGAAGAAGGAAAAAATATTAATAGTGATATTGGAAGTTTAGTAAAAAAAGGACTACCAGATATTGTACAACAATCACTGGATATAGTTAGAGTAACTGGAAATGATGCTGTACATCCAGGGCAAATTGATACTGATGACCACAAAACGGTTGGACAACTTTTTGATTTAATTAATGTGATTGTCGAATATATGATTGCATTACCTAAAAAAGTTAGCGGAATTTATTCTACTCTACCAACAGGAAAAATAGATGGAATAAATAAACGAGACGGAAAATAA